The sequence GAAAATctgacatacatatataaattaatactgacaatgaccaccatcaccagccactgcctccttggtcctagcttgggtggagagggggtttaggcgctgatcatatgtaataatattattattattattattattattattattattattattattattattattattaaatgctaagctacaaccctagttggaaaagtaggatgctaaaagcctgggtccacaacagggaaaataacccagtgaggaaaggaaacaaggatagataaactattttaagaacagtgacattaaaataaatttcctatataaataataaaaacttttacagagcaagaggaagcgaaattagatagaatagtgtgccccagtgcaccctaaagcaagaaaactctaacccaagactggaagaccatggtacagaggctatggcactacccaagactagagacaatgctttgattttggagtgcccttctcctagaagagctgcttaccatagctaaagtgtctcttctacccttaccaagaggaaagtagccactgaacagtttcagtgcagtagttaaccccttgggtgaagaagaattgtttggtaatctcagtgttgtcaggtgtatgaggaccaaggagaatctgtaaagaataggccagactattcggtgtcggtgtaggcaaagggaaagcaccgtaaccagagagaaggatccaatgtagtactgtctggccagtcaaaggaccccataactctctcgcggtagtatctcaacggccggctggtgccccggccaacctacaggtagtctctagggcattgccctgcttgatagggcaatgttactgtcccttgccactgccattcatgagcggcctttaaatctttaaaccaccTAAACACAAAACAACGTGAAAAAGGAAAACAGACAAATAACATTGCTGTGGCAAAAACTGAAGCTGGTTCGCTAATCTTAGTCCCTCCCAAGATGAGTGAGCTGCAAGGCGCTGTCATGGTGAGAtcaattttttttccagtttcctgTATATCTCATAAAAATTATCTAAGTTTTACTTTATCAAATAAATACTAATTTTACAAAGTTTCGGTTTTAAATATCTTGAATCATTTATCCTTTCATATAATTGTTTTTCTTCTCTCAAATTACGAAATAATTTCCAGCCAGGCATAAATTTCATCTGTATATCCACAATAGCTTATGAATTTTAGGTAAGAATTTTGCACTGTCATATTCTCATATGACATAAGACAGTCTTAAAAGTTGTAGAATAAGGCATCGTTAATGCTGCCACCTTGCCGGGGGAAGGGACCTTAGGGTAAGTATTCAATAGTTGGTTTTATTTCTGCCTTTGTCACTACGAcaatgttgccagatgggttagtataaaaatccccaaaacaacctaaaaatccccatttccacaaatatattctcttctgtcttgatcacttaggctttactaatatagaaattactcaatatacttcataaaagcgcaagcaaactaattacaactatataaaggtttactcgtcttcgtttcttcatagaaatttttacagaatatccccatcagacatccaaaatccccaaatctagggataaatccccatatctggcaacaatGCACTACGAGCTGAGTAGGTTAACAGACAATTATGAATTGTCAATTGAAGAGGAGCTATAGAACATTAAACCCTTAAACAATTGGAATCTTTGACATTCTGCATGGACAAAATAAATCTATGGATATTTTTATATTCCGGataatatgattgattgattgattttaagtattCAGGCATCCGGATAATATGAACACTAACTAAACTCGTTAGAATGATAATCCAATacaccaattccttaatatcgcaagagggtctgccccctctctgttattcttctcctgtacttctctttctccctatttccttaatatttcccatcccgagtacctgcctttgagctataaactggattgtatccaggggtgctcttcctttccccatattccccacttccctattcttattattgttgttattggtggTGAAACTCATTATAGAGCAGTAAAGAATAGTGAATGACTGGATGTAAATGAGTATTATGTCCCAAACATTCAAGTTATGGTGAACGTtgggaagaaaataaaatattgtacgAAATTTACGGCAGGGTTGCAAAGACATAGGGTTAACATATTCTATTTCTTATCCTAGTCGTCTCAAGTACAGCAACAGAAGTATAATATGACTATTCccacactcgagtaatctctcttatagtttcatttctaatcctttcctgacattttactcccaatatccttctgagggttttcttCTAAAATGtactaaatatgttggagattgcttcattgtcaaaCCATAACTcgggtccatacagtaacaccgatctcactaaacttatacatagcctgatttttattatgtaattttaggcgatttgatttgcaaattttacttaagctagccattgtctgatttgcttttttcaatctttcaataaactctaattctaaagaccctgtattggagatcatagttcctaaatacttaattgattctacctcattaatcatttctccttccaatgatatttcatctgtctcctcttcaattacacaaaataattggttttaattctttcattcaaccttgttttgagtattgctcttcTGTCTGATTTTCAGCTgccgattcccatcttaatttgttggacaagaacttacggtctattaaatttcttattcctgatctaaatatcaatctgtggcactgtcgttcaattagtttgttttgcatgttgcataagatttttttcataattctgaacatcctttacattcagatcttccaagacagtACCCCCCTGTttgtaatacaaggtatgcagttatgctaacagtcaggccttcttcaacatgaggctcaatactacacaggattctagaagttttattccaacggttaccaagttgtggaatggtcttcctaattggtTAGTTGAATCGCTAtcacttcaaaagttaaaacttgcagcaaatatttttatggtgaacaggctgacataagtctctttttatagtttatatttgaaagatctgatttaatgttgttactgttcttaaaattctaattgttcattagttttcatatagtgtgtttatttcttttcctaagtgggctatttttcctattggagcccttggccttttacatcctacttttccaactagggttgtagcttagctattaataataccCGGCATACAACCCTTGTGGGCTATGACCATAAAACTAAGAGCTAATGTCCGGAGTATGTCTCCGGGCAATCTACTACAACGATAGACATATGCATCACTTGGAATCCAGCTCCTGAGCCGAAAAGACCGACCAGAAGCAGCTCTTACCCAGATTATCACCCCCCCACTGTCCGTCTTggctagctgtttttttttttcagctagctAAGAATTACGCTCTGCCCAGTCGTATAAATGGCTAAAATTTTCAGCTCAACCTCCTGACTCTCAACTTTCAGATGAACAAGCAGAGAAGGGAATTTTACTGCTCTGTTGTTTATCACCATTCAGAAGTTCACTGCCCTGAATTTTGCCAACATAACATAAGCCCCTGCAAGGACTGCATCATCTACCACAAATGGCGTGAGAGCTCTTGTTTCGCTCGACAATTGACGAGCATAATAGACTCAGCTTAGAAGCCACTTATCACAATGCATATTGCAGATGCAACGACTGCAATCTGTTTCATGATGCCATGTACCTGAAGATGACCAAGAGGCTCAGAGTGCCTCCAATGATCCCCACTGACAACCCCAAGAAGATGATGACCAATCCTGACACATCCAAACATGCTAAATCAACTACCACTCCTGCAGCTCTCTTGCCGCAATTTCTGTGCCTACCACGTGTCCTACCTCACCAAGTGTTTCTGCCATCTCTACTCGCCCCTGTTCCTACCTCCTCCCCAGTTCTAGTGGGACACCCTGCTGCCAAGAAGAAGGGCAAGCCCAACATGCCCTTCCCCCAGCCAACATACCACTCCTGCCTTCTCAGGAGCCACCTGCTGTTGCTTCACCTGCCATTACTCCATCAGCTGCCTCTTCAGGACTTATGCCGGATGCATCAGCCATGGACCTTGGCCGGCCCGACGATGCTTCTTCCCCTGATCTGGCAGAGAGTTATCTGCTAGATTGCAACTGCACCATATACTTGACTCGGCTTCTTGCTGAAGCAACTGCCACTCTTCCCTCTGCAGTAGAGTCCAATCCCGTGCCCCAACCACCTCACCAGCAGCCACCTCAATACATTAGAAGCAAAGTCTTAGGATTCTACATCAGTGGACTAAAGAATGAAGTCGAGTCTAGTCTGGGGTTACCCGAGTCATTCTACGGTATATTTGTGCAATGGTGAAGTCAACTCTCAACCCTTTTAATGATTCTGTGTGTGGGTCCTGAAGCCACAGGGAAGACCCTTCTTCTGCGTCGACTACTAAACTTGACTAAACCTGACCTTTCCTTGACAACCGTCCCTACCGTTGGAGTGAACATAGTGACGCTTATTGAACCTGAAAAACTACCAATTGACATACGTGAACTAGGTGGTAGTATGGCTCCAATATGGCACAATTACTATGGTGGAGTAAGGAAAGTTATATACGTTATTGATGGAGTCAACCTTACCCAGCTAGGAGAGGCTACTTTACAACTCATGGAACTTCTGGAGAACCCGAAACTTCGAGCTGCACAGGTAACGACTCATTAGTTCTTTTTTAGCCGAAATCTTTTTATATCACTTTGTATTAGAGCATGATAATGTCTTTATTGGTCCTGTTGGTATCTGTTTTCCTCTTCGCTTCATATGTACTGTACTGCAATGCCTTGTAACACTGAAGGTGGTCCATATGAGTATACTGTAATTATAAATGAGTATGCATCTGATTGCCTTATGCCAACAATCAAACAGAATCTTGTTctagaaataattaatgatttgaAGTGATTTTATGATAATCGTacataatgaattattttttaacgttactgatcataagataaatttttttactcacacttgggcttgtagcatcctgcttttccaattgtggttgtatcttagctagtaatgataataataattataatttgtagGTACCTGTATATACATTCAACCAATAAAATGAAGCAGTCTCTGAGTGTATCTGTCAATTAAAGCAAAATTCTCAGTAAGTTATGTTCATTTTACTCAATATGAAAATCTTATTTGGAAAGATGGAGTGTTCTCACTTGGTTgcaaattttttaaaatattgtgCTGCTTTTATTTCGTACAAGAGGTTATTCAGTTGTTTAAACATTTTGGATCTTTAGCTTGGTTGCTTAATTTGAAATATGGAATGTAAAATCTATTAAAACCCTTTCTTGTATGTTACTAGATGTTAAGGATGCTCTGAATGTTCTACACATTTTTACATTATTGTTTATGATAATAGTTTTAGTGGGAATTAAATAAGCATTTATATTATAATACAGATGAAGCATTTTCTCTTGGTCTATGTATGTTGAAAGATTTGAAGGTTTGTAAGAATCATCTTATGTTAGAGATAGACAATTCTCCAAAGGAAAAACAATTAAACTCTAAAGTAGTGCATGGAAATAGCCATAAAAGTAACTGCGTAATTTTTAACATGAAGTAGAACATTTGGAATTGTATTCACAGAAAAGTAAACATGAAAATTGAATATCCTGCCCATCACTAACAAACCTCTATGAATAGCAGAAATAATGTGTATGCTCTCTTCTCTCATTTTGTTAAATTTTCGTAGTCGCTTATATTTTGTTAATGTAGATatcgttggccagggcaccagccgcccgttgagatactaccactagagaggtattggatccctctctctggtcacggcttattttttctttgcctacacttacacagaatagtttggcctattctttacattttctcgtctttcctcgtacacctgacaacaatgagatacttaacacttcttcacccaaggggttaattactgtactgcaatttgttcagtgtactttcctcttggtaagggtagaagagactctttagccgtggtaagcagctcttctaggagaaggacactccaaaattaaaccactgttctctagtcttgggcagtgccatagcctctgtaccatggtcttccactgtcttgggttggagttctcttgcttgagggtacactcaggcacactattctatcttatttttttttctttttttttcttcctcttgttttttgaaatggtgtgttgggcaggcttaatagaagggccgtggatgcctggtggtttatcaagaggttgtcttttcctttttctgattatttttcttctcaaaaccatccttactgtcctcccttcagttgaagtggctatcctggagggtatttagcgttgcatggtgtatcggctcctccatgttgaccagtttttccgactttttactatagtctatgggtatcatcaatcactttgtttataattctgtacgtattgtttttgttataattcttgttaatatagtttttaagtatgatgtctctttttttatttctattaattctcatgctgtctggagacattgagcgaaatccgggaccagtatgtcctagatttcgtcaatgttgtcttctgtattgcaatattcgtggtcttcatgcaaatatccaagaccttacagttgcgtccagacagtatgatattcttttgtgctcagaaactttggtttctaatttgaggcactcatctgagctccttataactggttttaagaagccaataatgttgaaacgtgatgccatccctagggccaggggaatggcggtgtatattaggaccgagtaccctgcttctcataagtcctgctatcaatgtggatgtcatgagattcaggtaataaaagtttgtggcaggcataacaacttttatttgtgttcgatctaccggaatccagacatggatgattctatcttcgattgtcttcttaccattatggctaagatacaagaagatgatagaaaggcttcttttgtctttgttggtgattttaatgctcaccatagggagtggttaagttctatctctcctaccgatcgccatggcttaagagctttagactttgcctctgaatcaggctgtgagcaaatcataaatgaagctactcacaggtctggtaattgcttagacctcgtatacactgactcccctggcgttataactagtagggttggttctccagtcgggacatctgatcatgccttgatttcattaatagtgaagactgagcagcctgtccctgatatatcatattcttgtaaaatttatatgaaatcccaagcagactggaatggtattttacatgatcttttgtgcttgaattggtcacaattatataatagtgtagatcctgttgtccctttgaatgagaatctagtcaacataattgataggcgtatcccttctcgtgtgctaaggtaccgagtgaagaacaaaccgtggttcaatgatgattgtagacgtgcttatttggagaaacaggaggcctatcatttttggaagggtaacagatcagatttgacctggaacaactatacacagcttcgagattttgctcagagagtttatgcctcaactgaaaaggagtacaatttaaccataaaagaaacactttctggtacaactcaggaacataaatggtggtctacccttaaatctgcactctttggtgtagatgcaacagttcctcctttacttaaaccagatggctcagtcactcactgtccaaaggaaaaggcaacccttttggctgatgtttttgacagtaaacagagtaatgaaaaacttgaacttcctcattcctgttttcctgaggctaaactaactagtttagcttttcgatctcgtgagattaaagctctgttggtggaccttgatgcttatggaggtgtagacccaaatggtatttttcctttgttttttataaagacagcagatttcttagctccaaagttatctgttattttgcgcaagttagcaagaagaggagcttttagcactagttggagaattggtaatgttactcctctatgtaaatgtgtttgtggtagctcaagtcccactgattaccgcccaatttccataactccaatattatctaaagtttttgaacgtcttctggtaaaacgtcttaataggtttgctgaaggtaatcatatactccctagtttgcaatttggttttcgtaaaggccttggagcatgtgatgcccttcttacaatctccaatgctgtacagaaatcccttgattgtggtcgagaagttcgtatgattggccttgattttagtgctgcctttgaccgtgttaatcatgaggcccttgttttcaaactgaaacagttgggagtgggtgggtcgtttcttagcattattattgattttttaagtaatagatctcaaagagttgttgttgatgggcaccatagtgattataggaatgtgatatccggtgttccacagggtagtgttcttggcccattacttttcatactatatacacatgacatgtggtttggcctagaaaacaagcttgttgca comes from Palaemon carinicauda isolate YSFRI2023 chromosome 19, ASM3689809v2, whole genome shotgun sequence and encodes:
- the LOC137658886 gene encoding ADP-ribosylation factor-like protein 16; the encoded protein is MILCVGPEATGKTLLLRRLLNLTKPDLSLTTVPTVGVNIVTLIEPEKLPIDIRELGGSMAPIWHNYYGGVRKVIYVIDGVNLTQLGEATLQLMELLENPKLRAAQVTTH